In Deltaproteobacteria bacterium CG11_big_fil_rev_8_21_14_0_20_49_13, the genomic window GCCTTGCCGGTATCGGGGTCATCTCTAAAGAAGACGCCATAGGGTATAATCTCGTCGGGCCCAACCTTCGCGGTAGCGGGGTTTCGTTCGATGTAAGAAAGAATATCCCTTATTCCGTTTATCCAAAGATCGATTTTGATGTCCCTGTCGGGACAGGGGAAGCGGGTTCTTTGGGCGACTCTTACGACAGATATATGGTGCGTATCCGCGAGATGCTTGAGAGTTGTAAGATCGTAAGGCAGGCCTTGTCGCTCACGCCAAACGGCGATGTTATGGCAAAACTCCCAAGAAAGATCAAACCGCCAGCCGCCGAGGGCTATACAAGGTGCGAATCGGCGCGCGGCGATATGGGTTTTTATATTGTAAGCGACGGGACCGATAAACCTTATCGTTTAAAGATGAGGACCGGTTCTTTTTCGGCGATGGGGATAGTTGATAAGGTCGCAAAGGGGATGATGCTTTCCGACCTTGTGGCGTTTCTGGCGAGCCTTGATGTGGTTGCACCGGAAGTTGATAGATAAAACAATGACCAATGTCCAAATAACAATGACGAATGAAGTCACAACAACTCAAGCTCCGATTGGGACATTGAATCATTTGGTATTTATTCGTCATTGGTGCTTGGTCACTGGTTATTATGCTTGAATATGTTTGAACAAATTCAAATTTTAACATTACCTTCTTGGGTTATAATAACCGGGCGCCTGGTTATTGTCTCCATACTTCTTCTCACGTTCTTCTCGCTCTTCGCCGGGCCCGTGAGCTGGCTGGAGCGTCGCATCGCCGGAAGGATAATGAGCAGGATAGGGCCCAACCGCGTTGGGCCGCAAGGCGTCATCCAATGGCTTGCCGACGGTCTTAAAAATTTCCTCAAAGAGGATCTCATTCCTGCCTCGGCCGACAAGGCCCTTTTCAGATTCGCGCCGTATCCGGTATTCTTAGGTGTGACGCTCACGCTTGTAACGCTTCCTTTTTCATCTCTTTTGACAGGCGCCGATATAAATGTCGGCGCCTTGTATATTGTGGGTGCGTGGGGGTTGGTAGTGATAGGGCTTCTCGCCGCGGGCTGGAGCTCCAATAACAAATGGTCGCTTCTTGGCGGCATGAGAAGCGCCGCCCAAATGGTCTCTTATGAGATCCCGATAGTCCTCAGCATTACCGTAGCTATTTTGATGGCCGGATCCTTATCTCTTCAATCGATAATCTCGGCGCAGGGGGCATACCCAACGGATTGGTTCGTCTTTCAAAGCCCGTTTGCCTACATTGCGTTCATCGTTTTCCTTATTGCCGCCATTGCCGAAGGGAACAGGACCCCGTTCGATATCCCCGAGGCCGAAAGCGAACTGGTGGCTGGTTATAACACGGAATACTCCGGCATGAGATTCCTTTTCTTCTTCTTTGCGGAGTGGGGAAATATATACGTAATAGGCGCTTTAGCGGCCGTTCTTTTCCTTGGCGGATGGCAGGTTCCTGAAAGCTGGCATGCGTGGGCCGTCTCCCAAGGAAGGGTGATGCCGCACGTTCTGGAGCTCTTGGTCTTTCAGGCAAAGACATGGGTCTTTGTTCTTCTTATAATACAACTTCGCTGGACGCTCCCAAGGCTTAGGGTAGACCAGCTCATGAAGGTTTCTTGGACATATTTGACGCCATTCGCATTCTTGGCGCTCCTTGGTTCTGCGGCATGGATGGTATTTTTGCCCAAGGGGATATTATTTGTTAAATATCTTCTTTATTTTAGCACGCTGGCAGTTGTCCTGTATTTTGTGTGGAGGACCTTCTGGCAGCTTCGGTTTACGAAAAGCAAGGCAGATGTGAAATGGATTATTTGAAGAATATAGCTAATGCGGCCACGACGATATTTGAGGGGCTCACTATAACAGCGAGCCACATGTTTCGAAGGCCAATTACCATCCAGTATCCGGACAGGACACCTACGCCCGTTAAAGAGATGCTCTTTCCCAGATACAGGGGTTTTTTAGATGTTGACATGAAGATATGTACGGGATGTACCCTCTGCCAGGGGGCATGTCCTATTCAGTGCATTGAGATCGGAGCGACAAAACAGGGAGATCCGCCGCAAAGGGTCATTTCCAAGTTCAATGTGGATATAGGAAAGTGCATGTTCTGTGGGCTGTGCGTTGAGGTATGTCCGACCGCGGCCATTAAATTTACGCGCGAGTTCGAAAGGGCAACGCCTAACTTAAGCGACCTCACATTTAAATTTGTGGAAGAGGGAAAGACGGCGGTGCCTTATAAAAAGAATTCCCATCCTCTGTAAGGAGTGGGTAGGGGATAGTTTATGGATATTAAACTTATCATATTCTTCGCTATATCGGCCGTGACCGTGCTTTCGGCCGCTGTCGCGGCGTTTTCGCGGAGCATTATCTACTCCGCCTTCGCGCTCCTCGGCGTGTTCGCAGGGGTCCTTGGACTCTACGTCCTCCTTTCCGCCGATTTTGTGGCCATCGTTCAACTCGTCGTTTATATAGGCGGCGTATTGGTACTGATACTTTTTGCCGTGATGCTGACGACAAAGATCGATACGGCGACCGGCGAAAGAAAACTTTTGAACCGCGCAATGGAGCCGCTCTCCGCATTTGTCGGCGTGGTGATACTCGGTGGCCTTATTTATAGGGTGATCGCAAGGTCGGAGCTATCGCCAAGGTTCCACGAGACGTTCCAGCCGACAACGGCCGCGATAGGAGAGAAGCTTTTGAGCGAATATCTTCTTCCTTTTGAAATTGTTTCGCTCCTTTTGGTCCTCGTATTGGTCGGCGCCATGGTCCTTTCTCGAAGGGAGGTTAAATGATACCTCTCGGATATTTTATAATAGTCGGTTTGATACTGTTCCTTCTTGGACTTTATACATGTCTTACGCGCATCAATGCCATAGGGATACTTATAGGGATCGAACTTATACTTAATGCCGCGGGGCTTAACTTTGTGGCCTTTGCCCATGCAAGAGGCAACGACACAGATGGCCATGTTATGACGCTCTTTATCATAATCCTCGCCGCGGCAGAGGCCGTGGTGGCTTTGGCCGTGCTTCTCGGTATCTATAGAAGGTTTGGCGCAATAGACACGTCGAAGACGGTTACTTTAAAAGAGTGACATGAATTATATTAGATACAGTTACTTGATACCCTTGTTGCCGCTCTTTGGCGCGGCTGTTAACGGGTTTCTTTCATACGCAAAGGCGAAGGTGCCTAAATGGTTCACGAACGTCGTTGCATGCGGGGCGATATTTGCATCGTTCATCATCTCATGCGGTGTGTTCTATCAGCTAAGCCTTCTTGAACCGGAAGCGCGCTCTATCACAATTAACTGGTTTACATGGTTCGACCTCGCTGCCCTTAAGGCGAACGTTGCGTTCCTTATCGATCCTCTCTCCGTTGTTATGACGCTGGTGGTCTCAGGCGTTGGTTTTCTTATCCATGTATATTCTATCGGTTACATGGCCTCCGACCCTTCATACAAACGGTTCTTTTCATATTTGAACCTTTTCTGTTTTGCGATGCTGACCCTTGTCCTGGCCGACAATCTTCTGCTCATGTTCGTCGGATGGGAAGGAGTGGGGCTATGCTCTTATCTATTGATAGGTTTCTGGTTCGAACATAAGCCGAACGCCGTCGCAGGCATGAAGGCATTTATCGTTAACAGGATAGGAGACCTCGGGTTCTTGCTCGGGGTGCTGGTCCTTTTCTGGGGGCTCTATGCCGCCGGTCATCCTTCAGTTACGTTCATTGATATAAAGGCGAACGCGCACACCCTTGAAGGCGTGATGATGGGTCCTTACACCCTTGTTACCGTTGCGTGTACCCTTCTCTTTGTGGGCGCCTGCGGAAAATCGGCGCAGCTCCCGCTTTATGTATGGCTCCCCGACGCTATGGCCGGCCCGACGCCTGTTTCGGCGTTGATCCATGCCGCGACAATGGTCACC contains:
- a CDS encoding NADH-quinone oxidoreductase subunit NuoH; its protein translation is MFEQIQILTLPSWVIITGRLVIVSILLLTFFSLFAGPVSWLERRIAGRIMSRIGPNRVGPQGVIQWLADGLKNFLKEDLIPASADKALFRFAPYPVFLGVTLTLVTLPFSSLLTGADINVGALYIVGAWGLVVIGLLAAGWSSNNKWSLLGGMRSAAQMVSYEIPIVLSITVAILMAGSLSLQSIISAQGAYPTDWFVFQSPFAYIAFIVFLIAAIAEGNRTPFDIPEAESELVAGYNTEYSGMRFLFFFFAEWGNIYVIGALAAVLFLGGWQVPESWHAWAVSQGRVMPHVLELLVFQAKTWVFVLLIIQLRWTLPRLRVDQLMKVSWTYLTPFAFLALLGSAAWMVFLPKGILFVKYLLYFSTLAVVLYFVWRTFWQLRFTKSKADVKWII
- a CDS encoding NADH-quinone oxidoreductase subunit J, which encodes MDIKLIIFFAISAVTVLSAAVAAFSRSIIYSAFALLGVFAGVLGLYVLLSADFVAIVQLVVYIGGVLVLILFAVMLTTKIDTATGERKLLNRAMEPLSAFVGVVILGGLIYRVIARSELSPRFHETFQPTTAAIGEKLLSEYLLPFEIVSLLLVLVLVGAMVLSRREVK
- a CDS encoding NADH-quinone oxidoreductase subunit NuoK, with the protein product MIPLGYFIIVGLILFLLGLYTCLTRINAIGILIGIELILNAAGLNFVAFAHARGNDTDGHVMTLFIIILAAAEAVVALAVLLGIYRRFGAIDTSKTVTLKE